The genomic window TTGATCATCTGTTGGCCAGCGGCGGTGCGGCGCATGCGCTCGAAGTCGATCGACAGCCACATGAGAAACGAGGTGACGGGCGATTTTTCCAAGTAGGCGGTGAAGTAGCCGTGCGTGGAGTAGGCCGAGCCGCCGGGCACTTCGTTCACGCCCCCGTAGTCCCAGGCGGCGGGCGGGCGGATACCGACGAAGAGGAAGGCCACCGCGCCGTAGGCCAGCACAAAGCCGCAGATCAGCATCACGACCAGCCACGTTTGCGATTTGGGAGTTTTGTGTTCGCTCATATCCGGATCCCCATCTTGGCCACGATGATCGTGACGGCGACCAGCCAAATGATGAAGCCGAGGTACAAGCCCTTGAGCACCAGCGGGATGCCCGGCTCGGCATGCTCGTCGGCGGCGCCGCCCTCGCCGGTCGGCTTGCGTTAGTGGCGCACGCCTATCTATTTCAAATAACTACGTTTTGTTTTTACAATAAGGTCGCGATCAAGTTATGTGCCCCATCAATAACCTTTTGTACTCAGCGCTCGTTATCTCAGCAAAATAATCGTTCCCGGATTCGCCCCAACGTTTCCCCTCCCGGAACAAGAAGCCAAATAATTTGCGTTTTCGAGACTGCATCTTACTTTTCATGCATGCCCCACGGGGGATGGCAACCACAAAAGAAACGCGATTCGGCCGGCGCTATGCCGACCCATCGCCCATGCAAAGCAAACTGAAGAAAACGAAAGGAATCGACCATGGCCTACGGCGGCAAACTCGTGGCCGACGTCTTACGCAACCAGCGCGTCGAATTCCTATTCACCCTGTGCGGCGGGCACATCTCGCCGATTTTCATTGAGGCCAAGCGCGCCGGACTCCGCGTGATCGACACCCGCGACGAAAAAAACGCCGTGTTCGCCGCCGACGCCGTGGCGCGTCTCAGCGGGACCCCCGGCGTGGCCGCGGTGACCGCCGGGCCGGGCGTGACCAACGCGCTGACGGCCCTGAAAAACGCGCAGATGGCGCAGTCGCCGGTGGTGCTTCTCGGGGGTGCGACCGCCACCTTCCTTAAAGGACGTGGTTCGCTGCAGGACATCGACCAACTCGCGGTCGTCAAACCGCACGTGAAATGGGCGGCGACGTGTAAGACCGTCCGCGAACTCGTGCCCACCCTGGAGCAAGCGTTTCAGCGGGCCGTCGACGGAGTGCCGGGGCCGGTGTTCGTCGAGTTGCCGGTCGATCTGCTGTACGACGAAGCGCTCGTGCGGCAGTGGTACGGCGACGCCAAAACCAAGGGACGCGGGCTCGTGGAAAAAGGAATCAACACCTACCTCGACTACCACGTCAATCGCTTGTTCAGCGGCGGCGATCCAAAAGCCGTCGGACCGGCGGCGCAGCGGCCGCACGTCACGCCCTCGGCCGGTCAGGTGCGGCGGGCCGCGTTGATGCTCGCCCAAGCCCGGCGGCCGGTGCTGCTGGCGGGCAGCCAAGCCATGCTCTGCGCGTGCGAAGCCTTCGCGATGGACCACGCCGTCGAGACGCTGCAAATCCCCGTCTACCTCTCGGGCATGGCGCGGGGTCTGCTCGGTCGAAATCACCCGCTGCAACTGTTTCACAAACGCCGCGAAGCCCTCAAAGAGGCCGACCTGGTGATTCTGGCCGGCGTGCCCAACGATTTCCGGCTCGACTACGGCCGCCACATCAGCCGCCAAGCGAAGGTCGTCGCCGCCAACTTCGACCGCGCCGAAATGAACCGGAACCGCCGCCCTACCCTCGGCGTCCAGGCCGACCCGGGGCTGTTTCTCATCGCCCTGGCCGACGAAGTCAGCCGTACGCGCCACGACCACGCCCGCGCCTGGCGCGACTGGGCGCGCACGCTGCGCGAACGCAACGATGCCCGTCAGGCCGACATTGAAAAGCGCGCCGCGGACCCGGTGCCGGGCATCAATCCGCTGCATCTGGCGATGGAAATCGATAAGGCCATGGACGATGACAGCGTGATCGTCGTCGACGGCGGGGATTTCGTGGCCTCGGCCTCCTACGTGATGCGACCCCGCGGGCCGTTTCGGTGGCTGGACCCCGGCGTGTTCGGCACCCTGGGCGTGGGGGGCGGCTTCGCGCTCGGCGCGAAATTGCGGCGTCCCGAAGCCGAAGTGTGGCTCATGTACGGCGACGGCTCGGCGGCCTACAGCGTGGCCGAGTTCGACACCTTCGTCCGGCACGACACGCCGGTGATCGCCGTGGTCGGCAACGACGCCTGCTGGTCGCAAATCGCCCGCGAACAAGTGGAGATCTACGGCGACAGCCTCGCCTGCGACCTGCGCCGCAGCGATTACCACCTGGTCGCCGAAGGCTACGGCGGCAAGGGCCTGCTGCTGAGCGATCCGCAAGACATCCCGCGCGTGCTCGCCGAAGCCAAACGCATCGCGAAATCCGGCACACCCGTGCTCATCAACGCCCACATCGGCGCGACCGACTTCCGCAAAGGCTCAATCTCCATGTAACCGCCAGGCTGAGCCTGGACCCAAAACCGAGAGAATCCGCCGACGATGTTGTCACAGCGACCGCTCCCGTTGGTCGCTCGGCGAGCTTCACACCAAACCGTAGGAGCGACTTTAGTCGCGACCGGGCAAGGCCCGGTGCTGAAAACGCCAGGGTGGCATAGTCTCACCGCCATCGGCGGGGAGGCTGTGCGGCTCAGCCTTGGAAAACGGGGACATGTACTTGTTACGTGTCCCGGGTTTTACCGCTCAACCCCGGCCCCTCTTACCCAAAGTGTACTCAACATGGGGGGTCGGGCACGGGGCGCACGCGGATTTTAACGAAATACTAAGCGATGATGATCCCGCCAAGAGTCAACGCGATCAGCAACGCCCAAATGGTTCTTTCAATTAGATTGTTCCAGGTCATGATATTTTCCTCCCGGTTGCAACAACTCGAATCGGCGCCGCGACGGGCGCATCTTCTATCTATTAGACGTACGGCGACCACCATACATTTCACTCAAAAACAAAAAATGCGGAAGAATCTCAAGAAGCGGCGGTAATTTCGCCGTTTTGCATCAACACGACCCGCGAGGTGAGACTCGCCAGATCTTCCCGGCGATGGGAGATCATCACCCAACCCACTCCGGTGCGTTCCAGCGCTGCGGCGACCCGCTCGCGCGCCTCGGTATCCAGACCGGCGAAGGGTTCGTCGAGCAGCAGAATTTCGGGTTGCATGGCCAGGATCGTCGCCAGCGCCGCCAAGCGCTTTTCGCCGCCCGATAGTTGATACGTAATGCGATCCTCGTAGCCGGACAGCCCGACCGCCTCTAGGGTGTCGCGCACGCGCCGCTCAACCTCCGGGCGCGGCAGGCCCAGGTTCAGCGGCCCGAAGGCAACGTCTTCGGCCACGGTGGGCGAGAAGAGCTGGTCGCCCGAATCCTGAAAAAGCAGGCCGATGCGGCGGCGCACTTCCAGGAAGTCCGCTTCTTCGCGGCGCTTGCGGCCGAAAATCTCGACGCGTCCGGCCTGGGGTTGCAGCAGGCCGACGATGATGTGGAAGAGTGTCGTCTTGCCGCAGCCGACCGGCCCCAACAGCCCCACGCGCTCGCCAAGCGACACGGCGAAGTCCAGGCCGTTGAACACGACGCGGTCACCGTAGGCGAAGCACACGCCTTGTAGATTTATCGCCCGAGCGGGCTCGTCCATTCCCAAACTCCCAGCGCGGTGACCGCCGCCATGAACGCAATGAACGCCGCCGTATCGGCCCGCCGCCAATGCGGATGGCGGTAGGCCGGTAGCGTGCCGGTAAAGCCGCGCAGCACCATGGCGTCATACACGCGGGCGGCGCGGTCATGGCCGCGCACCATCAAGGTGCCGACAAGGTACGCGTAGCTGCGGTAGGTGTGCAAGTTCGAACGCGGCACAAAGCAGCGGACTTTCATGGCCCGCCGCAGCCGTTGAAATTCCAGCGCCGCGTCGTGCAGGAAGCGCCACGTAAAAAAGAAGAGTTGGACCAGCTTGTGCGGCACGTGCAAGTGGGAAAGCCCGTGGGCCACGTTGAAAATCGTGCTCGTGGCGATCAGCGCCGTCAGTGCCAGCAGAATCGCGTTCGCCTTGAGGCTGATGTGCCACGCCAGGCGCACGCCGTCGGCGCGAACGGTCAGCGGCCCCAGCGAGTAAAGCGACTCGCCCACACCGCTCAGCGGCAGCATGACCCAAAGCAACACGATGAACACGTTGAGGGCGACAAGCCGCCGTAGCAGGTGCCGCAGGGGTGGGCGCGCCGCGATCAATAGCGCAATCGCCGCACCCATGGCGGCCAGCAACACCGGTGCGGCGTCGGACCCGGCCACGACGACGGCGAATGCGATCGCGGTCAGCAATTTGGCGCGTGAGTCGAGGCGATGCAGCCAGGTATCGCCGGCGGCAAAAGGTTCGGCAATCATGACGCCGCGGCTCCGGCCAGCATCTGCGGGCGCACTTTGCGCAGGAAGGCCACGAGGAACAACGTCAGCACGCCCTCCGCGCCGGCCAAGGGCAGGTGCGCGAGAAACACGACCTTGGCGGTGGCAACGAAGGCTTGTCCGGTGGTGATCAACACGAGCATAAGGAGCGCCGCGGCCGCCACGACGCCGACGACACCTGCCGCAAACGCCGCCGCGAGCGCAGTCGTGCGGTTATCGCTCGCGACCCAGCGGCGCAGCAGATAGTACACCGCGATACCCGGCAGGCCGATCACGCAGGTGTTGACGCCTAAGGTCGTCCAGCCGCCGTAACCGAAGAGAATCGCCTGGAAGGTCAGCGCCACGAGTACGGCGGGCAGGACGGCGCGCCCCAACAACAGGCCGACCAGACCGATCAACATGAGGTGCATGTGCACCGGGCCGACGGGCACGTGCACGAAGGAGGCGAGGAAAAAGACCGCCGCCGTCATCGACATCTTGGGTATGTCGCGCGGTTCGGTGGCGGCCAGGCCGAGGCCTACGCCGACCAGCGCCACGACGCCGCCGATCACCAAGGTCGGCGCGCCCAATACGCCGTCGGAAATGTGCAACGGTTACTCCTGCGTTTTTGCGTCGTCGGGCGTGAGAGTGTATTCGCAGCGGTGTCCCAGCAGATCTTGGATGACGATTTTTACACCGTACGGACTGCCCTCGACCTCGAACGCAAACTCGCCTTTGTCGTCGGTAACGCCCCGGACCATGGTTTTGCCGTGGATGTCCACGATTTTAAGATTGGTTTTCTTCATCGGGCTGCCGTCGTTATAGCATGCCGCGACGCGCACGGTTTTGCCGTCGATCGCCACCTTCATTTTGGCGGCGTGAGCTAAAGCCATGGTAAACACCGCCATTAATGCCACGGCTACAATTAACCACGTGTGTCTTTTGCTCAGCATCAACCCCCTCTTCGCTCCTGGCGGCTACGTTATCCGCAACCAAAGGGAAGGAAAAGAGCCGGCCAGGTCGCTTCGGGCAAAATTGCCGACGAGTGCCGAGCCACTATTGCGCTTCGTATTCGTTGTAGTTGCAGTGTCCCTCCCCCGAGTGCCCCAGGGTGAACAGCGCCGCGACAAACGTTGCGTAGTCATCCGGATCCATCTGGGCGGCCATTTCGTCCTGATCGATCTCCAGCGCTCCGGCGGCGGCGAGATCGGCGAAGGCCTGGAAGCCGAGTGCTCCGGGATTAACGCCTTCGGGATTACCTAGGTCTTCGTAGTCGCCGAAGAGGTGATCGGAGTGAAAGGTTGTTTCCAGCGTGCCGTTGCCGCCCGCGTCTACGACGCCGGCGAATTCGTCATTGACTTCCTGATGGCAACTGGTGAACGTCATCTGTTCGTTCAGTTTGATCGTAAAGGCGATCGCATCGCTGTCTTTGGTCGCGACACCCTGCATAACGATCGAGTAGCCGGGGAAAAAGTCGCCTTCGCTTTGCACCATGTTGAAGGCTGCGTAATTGTAATTGCCGGCTGGCGCGGCCAGCGAGCCCACTTCCTGCGGACCGTCGCCTTCGGTCAGGTCCAATGTGTGAACACCGTCCAATGCCACGTGGGCCGCACCCTCCGGGATATCTTCGTGTGGATGGCCGGCGTGGGCGACGGTCAGCGCCTGTTCGTCGGTTTCTTCGGCCACTTGGATGCCGGTGAGACCGCTTAGGGTAATGTAGAAGTGATCGAAGCTGATCAGCCAACCGGTCTTGTCAACGAAACCCTCACGGATGAACTCTTCGCCGTTGGCGGTAAAAGTCAGGGTGCCGGTCATCCCGGCGCCGTCATCGTCGTCATCATCACCGCAGGCGGTGACGAGCAATGCGGCCGTAGCGATAAGCAGAAGGCCGACAATCAACCAAGCATTCAAACTTTTCATCGATGGCTCCTTTTTTGTCAGAATTTAGCGGTTACCGTCAGCCGGGACGAGAACGGCGTGCCCGGCGTCCAGTGAATTCCGTTGAGTGTTTCACCGTTGGGCTCCGGCCGCGTTTCGTATGAAAACACGGCGTCTTCCCATTCGGTGTCCAACACGTTATCGATTGCCAGTTCGACTCCCCAGGCGGGGGTGTCGTATCCGGCCACGAGATCAAGCACGTAATACGGCTCGGCCCAATCGCCTTGATCCAATTCGCGGGGTCCCATATAGCGGCCCCGCACCATGCCGCGCAGGCCCAGATCGTGCGACCAGCCGACGCCGTTGGTCATCAGGGTAATCGGCCCATTGGGGATACGGTCGCGCGATTCCACAAAGCGAGCCTCGACGTAGGATGCGTCGGTCGTTAGATACAACCACGGCAAGGGACTAACGCGGATCTCGCCGTCCAAACCGTTTCGTTGTGTTTCTTCCTTGGTCACCGACAGGCCGGTTTGCGGGTCGAAGACGAGGTCTTTTTCTTTGTTCACAAACCATGCGGCGGCGGCGAAGGTGACTCGCGTACCCCAAAAGAACACGCGCGTGCCGATTTCGCCGCCCCGGACCTTGGGAATTGTGGATTCGGGGGCATTGGCCATTTGCAGCGTCGTATTGGAGAAGAAACCCTCGCCGTAGTTGAGAAAGATGTTCCAAGGCTTCAGCGGCGTGAACACAACCGAGGCCTTCGGGCTGGCAATGGCTGCGGTTTCGCTCCAGTCGCGGCGAACGTCCTGCCGCGTATCGGCCAAGTTCGTATAGATGTTGAAAAAACGCTCGTCCTGCGTGCCCTCGCCTTCGTAAAAAAGAACGTCGTAACGCACCCCGGGGACCACGGTCAGCCAGGAGGTCAGCATCAGGTTTTCGCGCAACCAGAGGCCGAGGGAGTTTTCCGAAAACTGTAAATTGTTGATGACGTTCCAACGTTCCCGGTGGGCGGTGTTGCCGAGCAATTGGTCGACGAGGTCGTAACGCCACTGCACACCTACGGCGGTATCCCAAACGGTTTTACCCCAGGCGGCAGTGTTGCTGTAGCGTAGATTGACGCCTGTGACCGAGCGGTTATCGCGCATTTCCTGTTGGTCGCCGCGTTCCGGATTAAGCAAGTAAAAGGTGTAGTTCGACCAGATCGTCGTGCGCTTGTAATCGTACCATCCCTGCAGGCGCAGGTTGTTGCCCCCGTCGGCCCAATCCGCGGTCAGGCCAACGAGTTGACGATTGGATGCGACGCGATCGGAGGTGTCCAGTGAGCCGTAGCGATCCAGTCGGCCGTCCTTGACCCATTTTTCGGGCACGACGTCGGTCGCGGCGCTGTCCTGGCCGTAGTGGTTGCTCATCAGATTGATCGTCCACTCGTCGCGCAAAAACGTGTGCCCGGTGTTGGCACGGTAGGCGTCGGAGTCCCCCGGATCGGTGTAGCCGTCGCTGTGGTCGGTTTCCGCCGCGCCGACGAGCAAGTAGGGCTTTTCCACACTGAACGAGCTCATCACCCGCGCGGTGCCGAACATGCCGGCGGTGGCCCCGATCGTATTTTGCGGCGCGTGTCGACGCGGCACGAAATTGATCGCCCCGGCGGTGGCGAAGTTGCCGAATTCGGGGTCGTACGGTCCCTTAATGACACGGATCATGTCGATGGTTTCGGGTATTAAGAAGTGCAAATCCAGGTAGCCGTGCCCATGCACCTGCGAAGGCTCGTTGAGTGGGATGCCATCGAGGTAGGCGGCCAGGTCTTGTCCATGCTCGGCGTCGAAACCGCGCAGGAAGTACTGATAGGCTTTGGCGCCGCCGGTGTGCTGGGAAACGTGGACGCCGGGGATGACACGTACGAGGTCGCTCGGATTGCAGCGGGGAAAATTCCGGAAATCACGGTCGCGAACTTCACGGTCCGAGGCCGCCGTCCAGTCGCGTTTTTCCTGAACGGTGACTTCCTGCAATTCGATATCCCCCGGCTTCTGGGCGGTATCGACGTCGACGACGGTTTGGGCGTCTCCCTCATCTTCGCCGATCGGTGTGATCTGCGGCTTGCCGTCGGGTCCGAACCGGGTTTGAAGATCCGGCATGCCATCCGCGTTCAAATCCTCCAACACCAAGCGCGGCTTTTCGTCGGCGTCGTAGAACGTCCAACGATCGACACGCCCGGCGGCGGACCGATCCTCCTCCGTACGGACGTGGCGGTTGCCCTCGATATAATGCGTGGTTTCAAAAATCCCGTCGCCGTTTCCGTCAAGCGCCTGGCGGGTTAACAAGCCACCTTCGTAGCTTTCCCGCACGTCGACGCGGCCGTCGCGGTTGACGTCCATGCGCCCGCGTACGATCTCTCCATCCTCCACGTCCAACCAGATATCGACGCGGCCGTCGAAATCGCCGTCGCGTTCCTGCCGCACCAGGTTCCCTTGTTGGTAGTGGTTGAATGCGTCGGCGCGACCGTCCCCGTTGGTGTCCCACTCCATGTAGACGAGACGGCCGGCTCCATCACGCAGGATCTTGGCTCCCTGTGTTGGAACGGAAGAATCACCGGATAGGGCCGGAGCGTGTCCGCCGTGCGCCTGGGCGATGGACACTCCAGCGGCGACGAAGCACGAAATTACGATCCACAAGGCGAAAAACTTTCTCACGATGTCACCTGACCCGTAGCAATTACCCGACCGGGTGTTACGATTATCATAGACGTGTTATTGAGTCAACTCGCTTAATTAGCGTTTTCACTGAAAACATGCAGATTGCCGAGATCCAGTCACACTTCGCTTATTTTCGTAATACGGTTTTTACCCGCGGCGTCGGACGCGTGGACCGCCGGACGCTTTTCGACATACAATATCGGTTATGATTTATCTTTTGATTGGCAGCGTCTTGTTTAATGTTGCGCTATTGGCCGCCTGGTTCTACGCCGGGTGGCAGCGCAGCGGCGGTCGCCCGGACCAGGACGTTTTACAGGCCAGCGAAGAACTGTACCGAGTGGTGGCCGAGAATGCGACGGACATTCTTTGGACGATGGATTTGAAGGGGTGTTTCACGTTTGTCAATTCGTCGGTCAAACGCGTGCTAGGTTACGAGCCGGAAGACGCGTTGGCAATGGCGATTGCGGACATCCTGACCCCGGAGGCTTTCGCCGAGGGCTCGCGGCTGACGATCGAATACGAGCGACTCCATCGCCCGGCGGAAATGCGGGGGCAAAAGCCGCTGGTGCTGGAATTGGAGCACGTTCGCGCCGACGACACGCTGGTCTGGTGCGAAATCAACCTTCGTTTTCTCGTCGACGAGGACGGCACGCCGCGCGGTTATATCGGTGTGACGCGCGAAATCAGCGAACGCAAGAAGACCGAAGCGCAGCTTCTTTCGTACCAAAAGCAATTGCGGGAAATGGCCTCGCAGATGTCCTTGGTGGCCGAGCGCGAGCGCCATACGATCGCCGAGGAGTTGCACGACCGCATCGGTCAGACGCTGGCGGTGGCGAAAATTCAATTGCAGACGTTGCACCGAAGCGCCGCCGATAAGCAGTTGGCTGATTCATTACGCGGCTCGATCGAACTGGTCGACCAAACGATGCGGGAATCGCGCAGCCTGACGTTCGAACTAAGCCCGCCGATTTTGTACGAATTCGGATTGGTGGCCGCCACCGAATGGTATCTGGAAAAAATGGAACAACGGTATGGAATACGTTGTACCTTCGTGTCAACGGCGGAACGTCGCAAGTTAAACGACGAATACCGACTGCTTTTGTTTCGCGTGGTGCGCGAGCTATTGCATAACGTGATCAAGCATGCGCAGGCCGATCGCATCGACGTAACCGTTCGCACGGAAAACGATCGGCTATTGATCGAAATCGCCGATGACGGTATTGGATTTGTACCGGAATCGCTCAATGAGCGCTATCAAGACGCCGATTCAGGGTTCGGCCTATTCAGTGTCCGCGAACGCATCGAGTATTTGAACGGCAACGTGACCATTGATTCGCAACCCGGCACTGGTACGCGAGTGGTGATGGACGTGCCGTTTTCGGCGGGATTCGATCCGGAGTGGGAGGGAGAATGAATATCAGAATATTGCTGGCCGACGACCATCAAATCGTGCGAGAGGGGTTGCGCGCCTTGCTGGAAACCGAACCGGATTTCGTCATTGTCGCCGAAGCCGAAAACGGCATGGACGCCATCGCCATGACCCACCGCCTGGCGCCGGATGTGGTGATCATGGACATTGCGATGCCGGATATTTCCGGTATCGAGGCCACGCGCGGCATCAAACGGGATCTGCCCGAGGTGAAGGTGATCGCGCTTTCGATGCATGATGAGAAACGATTTGTCCGGGAAATGCTAAAGGCGGGGGCCAGCGGTTATCTACTTAAGGACGCCGCATTTCAGGAACTTACGCAAGCGATCAAGTTGGTCATGGACGGCAAAACCTATTTGAGCCCGGAAATCAGCGGCGTGCTCGTCGAGGACTACGTCGACAGCGTAGACAACGGCGTGAAGGGGGCCGATATCCTGGGGCCGCGCGAGCGACAAGTGCTGACCTTGCTGGCCGAAGGCAAGGCGACGCGCGAAATCGCCGAGCATCTCGCCATTGGCGTGAAAACCGTCGAGACCTACCGGCACCGCATCATGCATAAACTCGGTCTGCGCACGGTGGCCGAACTCACGAAGTTCGCCATCCGCGAAGGTTTGACCACCCTCGACCGCTAACCCAGCCCGCCGGAACGCGCGCACAAAGGAAGGCACCCGCCGTGCCTAGGTGTTGTTCAGATTGGTGGCAAATGGGAGGAGAAGGGAGGTCCCGGGTGTCAATGCGGTGGTGCGTAATCTAAGATGTACCCGGGACCCATAAGGCATTGTGTGACGGGTTGCCTTTGGTGTCGTAATAATGAGGTCGCCGCGTTGTTTATTCCTAGCTGCTATTACCGTCCGGCGCCCGATGGCTTTCCGGAGCGGCGACCCGTCTTAAAGACCGAACAAACCGAATTTTTTCTCGATGCTTAATCTCTGTCGCTTACAATCTCGGTGTTGTTCAGACCTTATCTTCCTATGGAGCGATGGTCATCCAATAAATCCCTGATGCTCGTTTTCAATGCGCTTTCAATTGCGGCTATTGTCATCCGATGCGCTCCGATGCTATACACTATTCACGGATCATGCCAAAAACTCCGAAACAATAAAAAAAACAGTAATAGCAACTATTTGTGATTTGTTGGAGCGATTGAAGTGGTTGAAACCAACGTGCGTTTTTTGAGCGAGTGTGCGAATACGGCACACTTTAGTTGTGCCGTTTCCGCACACCCTCGGTAGGAGGAAGGTATGAGAACCCGCCCTTCACGCGCCGCAATTATTTCATTTATCCTATTGTTTTCAATAGCTTGGATGGAAACTCCGGCTGCGGGAGGATCCACGAGGGTGATCGACGGCTCTTTCTCCCACGCGGGCCGGACACGGCAGTACCGGCTCGTCATTCCTCCGGCCTATGACGGCAAAACCGCACTGCCGTTGGTCATGGTGTTCCACGGCGGTGGCGGTAATGCCAGGCGCGCGGAACAAACCACCGGCTTTTCTCAAAAAGCGATTCGGGAGGGCTTTTTCGTCGTGTATCCGGAGGGCGTCGGCCGGCTGCCCACGCGCCACAAGCTGCTGACGTGGAATACGGGAAATTGTTGCGGCTACGCAAAGGAAATCAACAGCGATGACGTAGGGTTTGTGCGCAAGCTGTTGGTCACCCTGAAACAAGACTACCGCATCGATGCCAAGCGCGTCTTCGCCACCGGCATCTCCAACGGCGGCATGATGGCCTATCGCCTCGGCTGCGAAATGGCGGGGGAGATAGCGGCCGTCGCGCCGGTGGCCGGGGCGATGAACGTCTCCACCTGCGGGCCGGGAGCACCGGTTTCGGTGATCGTTTTTCACGGCGTACGCGATAACCGCGTCCTGTATTCGGGCGGCGCGCCCCGCGTGCAAATCGACCCTCATCCGCGGGTGGATCGTCCCGTTTCCTACGCCGCGTCTTTTTGGGCGGCTCACAACGGCTGCGATGCGCAACCGCAACGCCTCGAACAGGGGATGATCCTGCACGAGACCTACACGAGTTGCCGACCGGGCGTGGGTTTGGAAGTCTATACGTTGAAAAACGGGCGCCACGCCTGGCCCGGCGGGCAGCGCGCCTGGGTGGGCGGCGACGAACCGAGTCGGGAGATCTCGGCGACCGATTTGATGTGGGACTTTTTCCGCCGGCATCCGCGGCCATGAACGCGGCAGGACGATTCCTCGGTAAAAACCGCGCGCCGATTCAAGCGTAGGGGACGATGATGCAGCACGAAATCATGGAATGCGGACCGTTATTGAACGAGCGCGGCGAATTGGCGCAACGCGGTTTTGCGCGGCGGCCCTTGCTCGACTACAACCCGGAAAACGTGCGCGTATCGCGATTCGGTTTCTGGAACCGCCTCCGCTTGAAGGAATGGGATTACTACGGCATCACGACGCACGACTGGTTTTTGGGCACCGCGGTTTCCCATGCCGGTTTTGCCGGTGTGGTGTTTGTCTATTTCATCGATTTTGCGGTAGGCACGATCGAAGAGGGACTGGTTGTCACACCGCTGGGTCGCGGGTGTCG from Candidatus Lernaella stagnicola includes these protein-coding regions:
- a CDS encoding response regulator transcription factor codes for the protein MNIRILLADDHQIVREGLRALLETEPDFVIVAEAENGMDAIAMTHRLAPDVVIMDIAMPDISGIEATRGIKRDLPEVKVIALSMHDEKRFVREMLKAGASGYLLKDAAFQELTQAIKLVMDGKTYLSPEISGVLVEDYVDSVDNGVKGADILGPRERQVLTLLAEGKATREIAEHLAIGVKTVETYRHRIMHKLGLRTVAELTKFAIREGLTTLDR
- a CDS encoding PHB depolymerase family esterase, giving the protein MIDGSFSHAGRTRQYRLVIPPAYDGKTALPLVMVFHGGGGNARRAEQTTGFSQKAIREGFFVVYPEGVGRLPTRHKLLTWNTGNCCGYAKEINSDDVGFVRKLLVTLKQDYRIDAKRVFATGISNGGMMAYRLGCEMAGEIAAVAPVAGAMNVSTCGPGAPVSVIVFHGVRDNRVLYSGGAPRVQIDPHPRVDRPVSYAASFWAAHNGCDAQPQRLEQGMILHETYTSCRPGVGLEVYTLKNGRHAWPGGQRAWVGGDEPSREISATDLMWDFFRRHPRP